One Curtobacterium sp. MCLR17_007 DNA window includes the following coding sequences:
- a CDS encoding alpha-E domain-containing protein, whose protein sequence is MLSRLAGSVFRVGAAVERADVIARLLDAYLARPDAANVPDDRVTARELRIVAGAAVTAGSVLDAAATLELLALDRHEPASIANAVAVARDDARRARDVVSSELWDCLNVTRSRLPRKIAAGREHEFLGWVRERSALAVGVVEGDASRDEVWEFFTLGRSLARCAATARLLASDLLELDSERSWGTALRACGVGEAFHREARPGAPTSEAAAFLLLDTHCPRSVLFLTQRAELCLADVAPTLVPDGLAELRDVAGTLRTMAPADAIEAARPAGRRLATVADRVARALDERVFAAASAH, encoded by the coding sequence GTGCTGAGCCGACTCGCCGGGAGCGTGTTCCGCGTCGGGGCCGCCGTGGAACGCGCCGACGTGATCGCGCGGCTCCTCGACGCCTACCTCGCCAGGCCCGACGCCGCCAACGTCCCCGACGACCGCGTCACCGCGCGGGAGCTCCGCATCGTCGCCGGTGCGGCCGTCACCGCGGGGTCGGTGCTCGACGCCGCCGCCACGCTGGAGCTGCTCGCGCTCGACCGGCACGAGCCGGCCTCCATCGCGAACGCGGTCGCGGTCGCACGGGACGACGCCCGGCGAGCCCGCGACGTCGTCTCCAGCGAGCTCTGGGACTGCCTGAACGTCACGCGGTCCCGACTGCCGCGCAAGATCGCCGCGGGGCGCGAGCACGAGTTCCTGGGGTGGGTGCGGGAACGGAGCGCCCTGGCCGTGGGGGTCGTCGAGGGGGACGCCAGTCGCGACGAGGTGTGGGAGTTCTTCACGCTCGGCCGGTCGCTCGCCCGGTGCGCGGCCACGGCGCGGCTGCTCGCTTCCGATCTGCTGGAGCTCGATTCGGAGCGGTCGTGGGGCACGGCGTTGCGTGCCTGCGGGGTCGGTGAGGCGTTCCACCGCGAGGCCCGCCCGGGTGCGCCGACGTCCGAGGCCGCGGCGTTCCTTCTCCTCGACACGCACTGCCCGCGGTCGGTGCTGTTCCTGACACAGCGGGCCGAGCTGTGTCTGGCCGACGTCGCCCCGACGCTCGTACCGGACGGTCTCGCCGAGCTGCGGGACGTCGCTGGGACGCTCCGCACGATGGCACCGGCCGATGCGATCGAGGCGGCTCGCCCCGCCGGTCGGCGGCTGGCGACCGTGGCAGACCGGGTCGCCCGGGCGCTCGACGAGCGGGTCTTCGCCGCAGCGTCGGCGCACTGA
- a CDS encoding glucose 1-dehydrogenase — MSEFEGKVAIVTGGGSGIGEAIAKELAAAGAKVVVTDIELDGAQRVAASIEEAGGTAVAFEANSAVAADDERMVQFAVDTYGGLHLAVNNAGIGAAPQPIGEYDIAAWDRVRSVDLDGVFYGMRYEIPAILAAGGGAIVNMSSVLGSVGIAQNAAYVASKHALVGLTKVAALEYTSQGIRTNAVGPGFIDTPLVRSSLSADELSALESQHAAGRLGTDAEVAALVLFLLSDKASFISGSYHLVDGGYSAH, encoded by the coding sequence ATGTCCGAGTTCGAGGGCAAGGTCGCCATCGTCACCGGTGGCGGCAGCGGCATCGGCGAAGCCATCGCGAAGGAGCTCGCGGCAGCGGGCGCGAAGGTCGTCGTCACCGACATCGAGCTCGACGGCGCCCAGCGCGTCGCCGCGTCGATCGAGGAAGCGGGCGGCACCGCGGTCGCGTTCGAGGCGAACTCGGCCGTCGCCGCCGACGACGAGCGCATGGTGCAGTTCGCGGTCGACACGTACGGCGGGCTGCACCTCGCGGTGAACAACGCCGGCATCGGCGCCGCACCCCAGCCGATCGGCGAGTACGACATCGCCGCCTGGGACCGCGTCCGTTCGGTCGACCTCGACGGCGTCTTCTACGGCATGCGGTACGAGATCCCGGCGATCCTCGCCGCGGGTGGCGGCGCGATCGTCAACATGTCGAGCGTGCTCGGCTCGGTCGGCATCGCGCAGAACGCGGCCTACGTCGCGTCGAAGCACGCGCTCGTCGGGCTGACCAAGGTCGCGGCGCTGGAGTACACCTCGCAGGGCATCCGCACGAACGCGGTCGGCCCGGGCTTCATCGACACCCCGCTGGTGCGGTCGTCGTTGTCAGCGGACGAGCTCTCCGCCCTCGAGTCCCAGCACGCGGCGGGCCGACTGGGCACCGACGCCGAGGTCGCGGCGCTCGTCCTGTTCCTGCTGAGCGACAAGGCCTCGTTCATCTCGGGCAGCTACCACCTGGTGGACGGCGGCTACTCCGCCCACTGA
- a CDS encoding M23 family metallopeptidase: protein MTTPAVPGPTPCPAVLPVGLVHSARPAHTAGPAHTAGLAHTGARTGRGRRAARTAHTPRAALTSGLAHVRRLRVAPSGVPLAVVGLATCFLVAVSTPQQAAASVAGVADVTGAVVVTRASGTGLPSGPQAYTAPPSALADVERDGFVVGSGPVLLARIDPADVVRPVAGNVPVAGGFGGRSVQGCGACSTDHHGLDFAASTGTPAVSAMPGRVVSAGVSGGYGNQVLVQHGPGLQTRYGHLSAIDVTVGQVVRAGDRVGAVGSTGVSTGPHLHFEVIVDGHPVDPAAWLRERGLL from the coding sequence GTGACGACCCCCGCCGTCCCGGGGCCCACCCCGTGTCCCGCCGTGCTCCCCGTCGGGCTGGTGCACTCGGCGCGGCCGGCGCACACCGCGGGGCCGGCGCACACCGCGGGGCTGGCGCACACCGGCGCCCGGACCGGCCGTGGGCGGCGAGCAGCACGCACTGCCCACACGCCGCGCGCCGCGCTGACCAGCGGACTCGCGCACGTCCGCCGTCTCCGTGTCGCGCCCTCGGGGGTGCCCCTCGCCGTCGTCGGTCTGGCGACGTGCTTCCTCGTCGCCGTGTCGACACCGCAACAGGCCGCCGCCAGCGTGGCCGGGGTCGCTGACGTGACGGGCGCCGTGGTCGTCACCCGGGCCTCCGGAACCGGCCTCCCCAGTGGACCGCAGGCCTACACCGCACCGCCGTCGGCCCTCGCCGACGTCGAGCGGGACGGCTTCGTCGTGGGGTCGGGGCCGGTGCTCCTCGCTCGCATCGACCCGGCGGACGTGGTCCGTCCCGTCGCGGGCAACGTCCCCGTCGCGGGTGGGTTCGGGGGCCGGTCGGTACAGGGATGCGGTGCGTGCTCCACCGACCACCATGGGCTCGACTTCGCGGCCTCGACGGGAACGCCCGCCGTGTCGGCCATGCCCGGGCGGGTCGTCTCCGCCGGTGTCTCCGGCGGGTACGGCAACCAGGTGCTCGTGCAGCACGGACCCGGCCTGCAGACCCGGTACGGCCACCTGTCGGCGATCGACGTGACGGTCGGACAGGTCGTCCGGGCGGGGGACCGCGTCGGCGCCGTGGGCAGCACGGGCGTCTCGACCGGACCGCATCTCCACTTCGAGGTCATCGTGGACGGACACCCCGTCGACCCGGCCGCGTGGCTGCGGGAGCGCGGGCTGCTCTGA
- a CDS encoding NAD(P)-dependent oxidoreductase has protein sequence MRVTVLGTGAMGAGVAQSLLREGHEVTVWNRSPERAAPLGGHGATVATDAATAVERAEVVLLTLFDTDAVVDVLEQAAGDAPTDAVWVQCSTVGVEGTETVVQLAEKYGITLVEAMMLGTKAPAEQGKLTMLAAGPAEVLERIDPVLRAIGAKTVRAGARVGDGTALKLAANAWIASITAATGQSLAVARALGIDPALFLQAIDGTASDSAYAHTKGESMLAGEYSAQFALDGLRKDIGLITDSARATGVSTTLLDALGRVYADASAAGHGSDDIAAVGTAFTKD, from the coding sequence GTGCGTGTGACGGTGCTGGGTACTGGAGCGATGGGGGCCGGAGTGGCGCAGTCGCTGCTGCGCGAGGGACACGAGGTCACGGTGTGGAACCGGAGCCCGGAGCGCGCGGCACCGCTCGGCGGACACGGCGCGACCGTCGCGACCGACGCCGCGACGGCCGTCGAGCGGGCCGAGGTCGTCCTGCTGACGCTCTTCGACACCGACGCCGTGGTCGACGTCCTCGAGCAGGCTGCGGGCGACGCCCCGACCGACGCGGTGTGGGTGCAGTGCTCGACCGTGGGCGTGGAGGGTACCGAGACCGTGGTGCAGCTGGCGGAGAAGTACGGGATCACCCTCGTCGAGGCGATGATGCTCGGCACGAAGGCCCCGGCTGAACAGGGGAAGCTCACGATGCTCGCCGCCGGTCCCGCCGAGGTCCTCGAGCGCATCGATCCGGTCCTGCGAGCCATCGGTGCGAAGACCGTGCGCGCAGGAGCACGGGTCGGCGACGGCACCGCACTGAAGCTCGCTGCGAACGCCTGGATCGCGTCCATCACCGCGGCGACGGGGCAGTCACTCGCGGTCGCACGGGCGCTGGGCATCGACCCGGCGCTGTTCCTCCAGGCCATCGACGGCACCGCCAGCGACTCCGCCTACGCCCACACCAAGGGCGAGTCGATGCTGGCGGGGGAGTACTCGGCGCAGTTCGCGCTCGACGGGCTCCGGAAGGACATCGGCCTGATCACGGACTCAGCGCGCGCGACCGGGGTGTCGACGACGCTCCTCGACGCGCTCGGCCGCGTCTACGCCGACGCCAGCGCCGCCGGCCACGGGTCCGACGACATCGCTGCCGTCGGGACGGCCTTCACGAAGGACTGA
- a CDS encoding MFS transporter codes for MTAMFRSLSGRNYRIWFAGALVSNIGTWMQRTAQDWIVLTQLTHNNAIAVGITMALQFGPQLLLLPWTGLVADRFDRRRTLMVTQALMGMLGLGLGIMVVTDTATLLWLYGFALALGIVAAFDTPVRQAFVSDVVTGEHVSNAVALNSASFNAARLIGPAVAGVLIAAIGSGWVFIINAASFAAVLVALRFVDPEQLAERIKPKRGKGQIVAGFRYVRTRPDIIVVLCMIFVVGTFGVNFPIFTSTMARVEFHKGAGEFGLLNSVMAVGSVLGALLSARRERPRMRLLVIASAGFGLACTAAAFAPTYWSFAIVLMFVGLASLTFMTTANALVQTTTAPAMRGRVMALYMAIFAGGTPIGAPIVGAIADAAGPRWAIGVGAASGFVALAIALVWLVRFQHFRLRYDADTRLHLAVTHSIPVVGTRAARAALRQDLARDEAVSSRSSGV; via the coding sequence GTGACGGCCATGTTCCGGTCCCTGTCGGGACGCAACTACCGCATCTGGTTCGCGGGTGCCCTGGTGTCGAACATCGGCACCTGGATGCAGCGGACCGCGCAGGACTGGATCGTCCTGACGCAGCTCACCCACAACAACGCGATCGCCGTCGGCATCACGATGGCCCTGCAGTTCGGCCCGCAGCTGCTGCTGTTGCCCTGGACCGGTCTCGTCGCCGACCGCTTCGACCGCCGCCGCACCCTGATGGTGACCCAGGCCCTGATGGGGATGCTCGGGCTCGGCCTCGGGATCATGGTCGTCACGGACACCGCCACGCTGCTGTGGCTCTACGGCTTCGCGCTGGCACTCGGCATCGTCGCCGCGTTCGACACCCCGGTGCGCCAGGCGTTCGTGTCCGACGTCGTCACCGGCGAGCACGTGTCGAACGCCGTCGCGCTGAACTCCGCCTCGTTCAACGCCGCCCGGCTCATCGGCCCCGCGGTCGCCGGGGTGCTCATCGCCGCGATCGGCTCCGGCTGGGTGTTCATCATCAACGCGGCGTCGTTCGCGGCGGTGCTCGTCGCGCTCCGGTTCGTCGACCCCGAGCAGCTGGCCGAGCGGATCAAGCCCAAGCGCGGGAAGGGGCAGATCGTCGCCGGCTTCCGGTACGTGCGCACACGCCCGGACATCATCGTGGTGCTCTGCATGATCTTCGTCGTCGGGACGTTCGGGGTGAACTTCCCGATCTTCACCTCGACGATGGCGCGCGTGGAGTTCCACAAGGGCGCGGGTGAGTTCGGCCTGCTCAACTCCGTGATGGCGGTCGGGTCGGTGCTCGGTGCGCTGCTGTCCGCCCGCCGTGAGCGCCCACGGATGCGCCTGCTCGTCATCGCCAGCGCGGGCTTCGGTCTGGCGTGCACCGCCGCTGCGTTCGCGCCGACCTACTGGAGCTTCGCGATCGTGCTGATGTTCGTCGGCCTTGCCTCGCTGACGTTCATGACCACCGCCAACGCCCTCGTGCAGACCACGACCGCCCCCGCCATGCGCGGCCGCGTGATGGCGCTCTACATGGCGATCTTCGCGGGCGGCACACCGATCGGCGCACCCATCGTCGGCGCCATCGCGGATGCCGCCGGCCCACGCTGGGCCATCGGCGTCGGAGCGGCATCCGGGTTCGTGGCGCTGGCGATCGCGCTGGTCTGGCTCGTCCGCTTCCAGCACTTCCGCCTGCGGTACGACGCCGACACGCGCCTGCACCTCGCCGTCACCCACTCGATCCCCGTGGTCGGCACCCGGGCAGCCCGGGCGGCACTCCGACAGGACCTCGCTCGCGACGAGGCGGTCTCGTCCCGTTCCAGCGGCGTCTGA
- a CDS encoding MarR family transcriptional regulator — protein MTEPTGRTDLQASLSTDFRIAVNRLSRTLRAQKADTTVSDAMFSALARLHRDGPMTLADLSRGDGVTPPSMTKTVAALVTRGLVSKGGHGDDRRKVLIGATPAGIDFVLETRRRRDGWLSPKLAALTPAERRVLVDATEIMRRLAHQ, from the coding sequence ATGACCGAACCCACCGGGCGTACCGACCTGCAGGCGTCGCTCAGCACGGACTTCCGCATCGCGGTGAACCGGCTCTCGCGGACACTCCGCGCGCAGAAGGCCGACACGACCGTCAGCGACGCGATGTTCTCCGCGCTGGCACGACTGCACCGCGACGGCCCGATGACGCTGGCCGACCTCAGCCGCGGCGATGGGGTCACCCCGCCGTCGATGACGAAGACGGTCGCCGCACTGGTCACCCGTGGGCTCGTGTCGAAGGGCGGTCACGGCGACGACCGCCGCAAGGTCCTGATCGGGGCGACCCCGGCGGGCATCGACTTCGTCCTCGAGACCCGACGACGCCGCGACGGCTGGCTCTCGCCGAAGCTCGCAGCACTCACCCCCGCCGAACGCCGCGTCCTCGTCGACGCCACCGAGATCATGAGGAGGCTGGCCCACCAGTGA
- a CDS encoding MarR family transcriptional regulator yields MTSEVTTNTAGFWYDDGSRVDAVDVLNALRRYRTAETAAQRRAREALGIGENALLALRMLIDAETAGRTTNAKELSERLGITAASTSALVDRLVRSGHVERRPDPDDRRGVILSASGSSMRRAIRVIDDLDARTLEVAEHLPGGDMGVIVDFLDEMTSVVDEIDADRAAANSSDGDGMRAPRRA; encoded by the coding sequence ATGACTTCCGAGGTGACGACGAACACCGCGGGCTTCTGGTACGACGACGGATCCCGGGTCGACGCAGTGGACGTGCTCAACGCGCTCCGGCGGTACCGCACGGCCGAGACCGCGGCCCAGCGGCGTGCGCGCGAGGCGCTCGGAATCGGTGAGAACGCCCTGCTAGCCCTGCGCATGCTGATCGACGCCGAGACCGCGGGGCGCACCACCAACGCCAAGGAGCTCTCCGAGCGGCTCGGCATCACGGCAGCGTCGACCTCGGCGCTCGTGGACCGGCTCGTCCGCAGCGGGCACGTCGAGCGTCGCCCCGACCCTGACGACCGTCGCGGGGTCATCCTCAGCGCCTCGGGGTCGTCGATGCGGCGCGCCATCCGGGTGATCGACGACCTCGACGCCCGCACGCTCGAGGTCGCGGAGCACCTGCCCGGCGGCGACATGGGCGTCATCGTGGACTTCCTCGACGAGATGACGTCCGTGGTCGACGAGATCGACGCCGACCGCGCCGCTGCGAACAGCAGCGACGGCGACGGCATGCGCGCCCCCCGCCGCGCGTAG